Sequence from the Lentilitoribacter sp. Alg239-R112 genome:
CGCTTTTGGCATGTTTGTTGGGACCTCCCCGAAGGTGAAGAATACAAGCAATCTAATATCCCGTTTCCCACTCAACATCTTGTGCTCGACCCACAAAATGGTTCTGGCTTTTTTGGCTGCACCAGCGGTAAATTTGACTATCTCTTAAAGGGCAAGGGTGCTGTGTTAGGTGCAAAACTAAAGTCGGGAATGGGACAATCCATTGTTCAACAATCCATGTCAGAGCTGACCGATTCTCACATACCAATTCATAAACTCTATCCCAAAGATGGGATGAAGTTAGAAAAAATGCTGTTGGAACAATCTGTCGAAAAAACTTTAGAAGCCTTCAATACTCATATCTCTCAACATTTTATCGAGCCAACAAAAGATATGATCAAAGTTCAAAATGCTGTCATGAAGGCTGAAATGGATACACAAATTTTTACCCTCAAAAACTTATCTAAGGCCTTGGAGATTTCTCCAAGACAGATCCAAAGACTGTTTCAAAACCATATAGGCTTAGGTCCCAAATGGGTTATCAATCGCTATCGTATGTTTGAAGCGTTAGACACTTTAAATGGAAATTCTCCAGTTGATCTTGCAGACCTAGCCATAAAGTTAGGGTTTTCTGATCAAGCTCATTTCAATAATGCATTTCGATCTCTTACTGGGTTTAGCCCAGCAAAATACACTAAAAAGAACAGAAATAGTGCGAACTAATCGTCCATCTTAAGAGCTGCAATAAATGCCTCTTGCGGGATATCAACCT
This genomic interval carries:
- a CDS encoding helix-turn-helix domain-containing protein, which gives rise to MNEIRSKIRGLLNERQSLEKISIQTFPPCKAIDAVIDRFWHVCWDLPEGEEYKQSNIPFPTQHLVLDPQNGSGFFGCTSGKFDYLLKGKGAVLGAKLKSGMGQSIVQQSMSELTDSHIPIHKLYPKDGMKLEKMLLEQSVEKTLEAFNTHISQHFIEPTKDMIKVQNAVMKAEMDTQIFTLKNLSKALEISPRQIQRLFQNHIGLGPKWVINRYRMFEALDTLNGNSPVDLADLAIKLGFSDQAHFNNAFRSLTGFSPAKYTKKNRNSAN